Genomic segment of Sarcophilus harrisii chromosome 4, mSarHar1.11, whole genome shotgun sequence:
TCTTCACTGTTTTCTCTGTTCACTCCAATCAGACATGTCTTTTTGTCCTGTCAAACTGATAAAAGTTTATTCTCTAACTTTTTGTCCTGTCAAACTGATAAAAGTTTATTCTCTTACTTGTGCCACAGTTTATTTACCATGTAGTCTACTCTCTGAATTCCTATAATCTGGCTTTTATTACCACAACTTTTCTGACCCTATTGGGTCTTAAACATCATGAAAGACAATGGATTGCCAAATTCAAAAACtggctttttatttcttcttaggGACCTTGCTACATTTTGATATTTAGAGTAGCATTTCCAGGAGTGTGGGTCCCTTCAAATGATCAGTATGATTTGAACCATTTTCACAAAGCTgatattatttgccttttcttactctttctctcATAAATTTATAGAGTTTTCCAAACATgaattaaaaaggcaaataacaTCAGTGTTActttgtgaaaataaatttagCCACAAACACAAAGAATTATATCAAAAATTATATCTGTGAATTTTTCATACTCTgctattttaaaatcctttggtCTATCTTGCACCTTgaatgaaaatttgattatatgatTTCAGATTCCACATTGtgactaacttttaaaaaactatcaCTTGTAGAAGAGTATAAaaaggatgtattttgatggaggATCAAAGAGTAAAAAGAGTTTATGGGCACATCTCCAAATTGtgctccagaatagttggatctattcacaactccaccacgtTATATTATggtcagtttatttttttttattttatttttttgtttttttggagttTGGTGTAATATCAAAGAAGAATATCTATAATTATCTGAAAAGGTTATTgaaagttctttttcctttttcaaccAGGTGTTTATATAGGATTgaattttcttcatatgtcttaatcaaaacaaaatattacaacAAATAGAATGAAGGAATACATATAAGAATCCAGCTTGTATTCTATTAAGCCAGACATCAAATTTGCAAAAATGATTGGCAATGCCACTCTTTTCACTATTTTggttatagaaatattatttttataaaatgtttattatttattgttattttaagtgaattaaatatttcaaaattttaggTTTAATTTTCATTATGCTGTATATTTATGGATCTAACTCATGTAAACAAAAGCATTtggggtcctcaataatttttaaaagcataaagaaaTCTTGATTCCAAAAAAATCTGACAACTTCTTCTGTAAACTATCTTTTCCTTAAAACTCTCCCCTCTTGTGACTTTTGAGATATTCCATTATATTGGTGCTCCtgtcttttgtttcatttatgcttgtttccactccccccccccaaccctacAGTAGTTTAACTATGTACtttccaaaatttatttcttagcaCTTTgctcttttccatttatattcttctgtgttcatttttatgattttgacTATCATGTCCCTGTTGAAAGAAACCAAATCCTGCTCACTCATCCTATCTCCAATTCTGTATCTTAAATGGCCTAATTTTAATGTATTCCCATCTCCTTAAGTTTTTAAGGGAAAACTGAACTCCTAATCTTTCCCAAACTAACTTCCCCTCATACTCTTTTTCTCTCAATTGGTACTATAATTTCCTCAGTTAAGTCAGTTATATAGACTTAAAAACTTAAAGTCAAATTTGACTCATGACAGTAGTGAGAGTGAATCTTCCTTTaaaacatcacacacacacacgtaaataTATTTCTCCCACCTAATTCCCATCGGCACCATCTTGGTTCGTTTTGTAATCTCATATTCTACATCATCTTTCTgatttaaatcttttcttccttccaggcTAACTCTTGTACAATTACCATCAAAATCTTTCTTAAACATCATGTTTAATATGCCAATCTTGTCCTCAAAAGTCCATTATGACAATATCCTATTCTATTGAGTCTAAATTCCTCCGTCTAATTCTTAAGGTCTCACAATCTTCTTTTTTTACTATTTACCAACACAtacctttcttctttcaaatctGAAAAACAAGCCATTTTTTCATCCAAACctttatgtgtttgtgtatgttgttctcattttagagagagatgtcctttccttttcctcaatcttccaatctttcttcagGACCATTTCAAATCCTATTGCTCCATGAAGACTTCTCTTACTACTGAAGCCATTACTGAACTCTTTGAATTCCTACACTTTTAATCTCTATCTTACAATTTAGCAGGTTATGGTTTAGATATTCTCTCACAATTTGCACTTTTGCTACATATATTTTACTTCTCTTAGTCTCAGGTTGTAAAGTCCTGACGTTATGAAGTTGTAAAGTTCAGAAATTTGGCTCCATATCTGACCCCCTGCAGTATGTAGCACAGTGTTtaacacaaaacaaaaccttaattCAAATGTATTGGTCAATTAATTGTGCAGTGGAATCCTAATTTTAGTATTCAGAGACAGAACTATTTTCTACTttgtaattttcctatttttttcagattttaattttatgtcaATACTATGCAATAAAAAAGTAATCACAACATAGTTAGTATAGTGGAAATGACAGGAACTAAGGACTGGAAATGACTTCTAGTCTTATCTGGTTCTCCTGCTAAATAGACCTCTGAATTTGTTCAAGTTACTTATTCTCTCTGAATTGCCCATCTTGTTTTTAAAGTAAAGGGGTTGGTTGGACTAATGGATATCTAAAATTCGTTATAGCTCTGAAATTAAATGCTTTGAAAAGGTGCAtctgaaatattattaaatgataaAGCATTAGGTTAATATAAGTCTACTATAAATTTGGTCTAAATGATCTTTTAACAATGTATACTAATAATTATTTGAAGCACTCATTTAACTAATttggaatatatatttattgaaatcATGAACAACTTCCTCCTTCCTTGTATTTTGACACTATTTGAATAGCTCCTGAAATCCTACCTGATTTTTGTGAAACATTTTTGGATTAGGCAAGCAAACCTTTTACAAGTAGCACATCAAGAAAATAagtaattagtaaaaaaaaaaaaaaaaaaaaaaaaaaaaatgtcaatgatgGCATTCTGTCTAGGACATTTCCAAACCATGCCACCTGCATTTTCAGTCATCCTCCTCATCTCCTTTCCCCTGGGACCTTAAACAAGGTCTGGGACACTGGTCTTTGATAAATGATTGAATTTCACCTTATCTTATTCTGAATCTGATTTCAACAATATTTCTAGGCCATTTATAATCCATATTGCATTACATCAGTGACTTACCCTTTATTAGCTCTTCTTTGcacattatttttcctaattagaaTGTAAGTACCTTGACAGGAttattttgcttgcttttttcttttttctatcctcAGTACTTATCACAGTGCTAGCATATCttaaatacttgataaatgctttattcatgaTGGAAAGCATACAGGATTAAAGTAAAGTAACTGTTTTAGGAGCTTTTCATCATAGAGAgttgataaatgttttatattaggaggcatatatatgtgtatataacaacaaaatataatatataaataatatataatttattgcaTGTTATATATGgggaacaaatatatatatatatatatatacatatatgtacatatacatatatggaaagagagagaaagagacagagacagagacataaagggggagaaagagaaagagagaaattcatAGTTCTTAGAATTTCTTTGAATAGAAGGGAACAAAGAATAAATGTAGATTAAATAAGGAGCCAAAAGACAGCCAGTAGAGAAGAGTAAGAACTTGTTGAGAAGTGGGCAAATTTGGGAAGTGGTAGAGGAGCcagcatttttatctttataaatgaCTTATGAATTAGTGATCTAATAAAATAGCTTTGTCAACTAAACCTTAGTTAAATTCTAAGTAACAATGGTGGACTAATTCTATAGAATAGATTGTATAGATTCCCAGTAAGACCACTTAGAAAATCCTGCATTGGCcaatttaaacaaattaaaatgaaaaaatgtacacATCTGCCATGTATATTATGCACACAATAACTATTTGTTGAACTCAATTGAAAATAACTTCAATTTTGgttcaagatgaaaaaaaatgaggaaaatactagtcaatttttaaaattttaaaagctatttcaatttagaatatttgaatttgaattaccTGTTTAAATTGGCCAATGCAGGATTTTATTATATAGGGTTAAAcctaaacaaaattttatatattacattttttttttactagcagaagatttattttttgatcattaaCACTAGGCCATATTTTATCTTCAGCACTACAAATTAAGTTTGTGTTATCAGTATGCTTTCACTTTATTATAAAAGATTCAGAACATGAAGATATGTCATCATTTTATACTTCTGTAGATATTTCTGTTTAGGAGCTTTCTGTAGCAATATACATTGCCTATTTGTGGTATCATGtcctttaaaacatttatttacataCAATATTCTTGAAGAATTTTGCTTGAAatcaagattttatttaaattcaaatttagatgCCATTGGGCAATTTGGTTTAATAATTGATATTGTATCATGCTTAGCCGTTTTTATATATCATCAAAGCAGTAGTTCCTGGGTGTTGTCATCTGCCACTAACTTCTTTCAATTTGATCTGAGTTCATAAATACTAAATCTTCAGTGTAGAATAAACAGTATGATCTAATAAGAGTTTTGGTAATCAACATTgtcatacatttatataattttagaattgGTAAGAGTCTTTAAAATCAaatagtccaacttcctcattttatagatgaggaaatggaggccaagagaaattaagtaactgaACAAGGTCAATAGGAAATCTAAAACTACAATCTTTTGCTTTCTATCTCACCtcactttttaaagtttctccctccctttctctcccttttttcctctttctctccctttctctcttttaccccctcctctctccctctttcttcatttctttctccttccttccctccttctcttcctccctgcctctctccttcccttccttcacactctttctctctctgtgtgtgcttctctgtgtgtgtgtgtctctccctctccttcttttcttcattccttttttctgtctgactctccttgttcttctctgtgtctgtctctctctatctatctgtctctgtctcagtctctctatttctttgtctctctatgtctgtttttatctctgtctctttctcctttatctctctccctctctcaccttttctttctcttaacttGTGAAATGTACCTTACTTTTTCAGTCTTGCTTCTCTTAGACAAAGCTTTAATCATGACTCCCTTCCAAATCCAGGAAATAATGTTACAGAATGATAAATTATTGTGTAGAACTCAGAAACATTATTTATGTAAGTATGTGTCTGTTCTTTCCCCTTTGATTCGTAACTTTTCCTTgctaaacaaaataatattaataaattaatgcaTCATCATTGTAGTCATCATtatattctgaaaatatataGGCAAGTTTGCCACTACAGTAGACAAAGGTGCATAAAATCTTCCATTCAGTAGAAATCATCTCATAAGgatatttctccatcttttgaTTAAAGTTCTCCATCTTGTACTCATTAAATATCAGTGTGTAATGATAGGAATGAATACATGCATCTAAATTACTACCTTCCTTTCTCCAACTCTAATGAAACTGGAGAAtatcatatttattaattgattcatGGTTGATATTCGTTAGATAAATTAAGTTTTACTTGGATGTCATGGTTTGGACTGATATAGAAGATGGTGAATTCACTTGAAGGGCTGTAGTAAAGTGAGTTGATCTAATTTCCTTTAGAACTATACCAGCAGTAACTTTTAAATGACAGGCACCTAAAGAGAACTCCAGAGATGATGGTCTGTACTTTAAGAACAAATCACAACAAAACTGAAACCTTTTGAAGTTAAGCTTTCATTGAATgcaatcaaaaataaaagaaatggatggAACCCCTATAGTAGTAGGTAAACCATAGCTATTAGCCACTTAAAAAGCTTAATCTTCTACATAAGATCTCAAAAACTTCAGCAGCTCCCAGTGCTATTGTGACTGCTGTAAATGTGTACATAGCAATGAGAAATATGGTCTTTTCAAAATGTTCTGGAACAAGACACCTTATGATGCCCAATCTTTTTTCAAGCAAACTAGCATCACAATGATAAAGAGATTTTACTTGGAAACCAAAAAGATGACTTTGAAGCCAAAAGGCTATCACCTCAAGGATTATTCTTAGTAAGGCAGAGAGGATATAAAAGACAGTATAGATGGGCCTCTGAAGTATACTTTCTTGATCAATGCTTTTACATGCAGCATAAAGATGGAAAACAGCTCCAGGAACCAGTACAGTCACTAGCTGTAATGCCCAGAATACCTAAAGAATGGCAGAAACATTAGTCAAATCATTTCATCCATATGTCTGTTAAAAAAATAACCAACTCAAACAAATATGCATTGGTTCTCTAGGGAGTTTAACTTTAGCTTTTGTTTCAAAACTTacattgtaaatatatatttaattgaagAGAGCTGGACCTGGGATTTTATCAGCATAGGAAACTCCCATTGAGGAAAGTTCTACTAATGTAGATTTGTACTTAGTCTGGAacatttaaagattttatttaaattaatgaaacaaaacttttcaatttattcttaagtaaaaaagtatttaaaatttgttaaaattaaaaaatagagtaTTTACAAATTTTTTCCTCACTTGTTTTATCCCAATTTGTTAATAATGGTGAATAGTATTCTTTTAAGCagctattttgttttctcttcattaatatAACCCAGATGTCCAAATTAAAATTGAGAAATGAATGTTAGTTAAATAATTGAGTTTTCTCTCAACTCATCTTTATCTGAAACATGAATATTCTAAAATAAGGATATAGAGCTAAAATGCAACATGAATAGCCAACTccctccattttagagataatttaagttaaaatacatttttttctgtaattatcTAGACAATACCACCAATTCTCCAATTTTTTTGAACACTGCAGAGTTCTAAATAAGATGACcttcttcctattctttctcctttttccttccttccttcttctacctccttctatcctttcctccttccctctctttctctgtctctctctctatgccttcctgtctctgtctctgtctgtctatatgtctttttctgtctgtatctctatctctgtctgtgtctgtctctgtttgtctctgtatatctgtctctgtttctctctctctctctctctctctctctctctccgtccctcccttcttccctccctccctccttccatttctttcccccttctttctttctccttatttcctttttttttttttttttttttttttttcacgtaTTTACCTGTGGAGTTATTGGCCTGAATTGGTTGTAACAGAAGAGATTTATTTCCTTCTTGTCTGGATCACAGCTAAAATGCAAGGCTTCATTCCCATAGACTGCAAAGCCCAATACACCAAGGAAGAACATTCGAACTgagccaaagaaaagggtgtggaatTGACCGATCACTGTAGGAGGTCTGAGCTGTGACAGttataatgaaatatcatttttagGCAAAAAGGAAAACTTGCATAATATTTCTATGAGTAAATTTGTGGGAAGTGATctcaaatcaacaaataataaactGATAGAACTAGAAATAACCTGAGAAGCCATCATTTAGTCTAATCCCCAAGGTATATTGTTCAAAGATTTGTTTATTCTCCTCTTTATCCTTGAAATGTTTCTACTAACAATAAGTCAAGAATAcgcttttttttaattgtacaattgaaaaattattttaaaagctttaatttaacaTGATATTAACTATCGTTATAGTCTTTTTTGTAGGAATAGAGTATTTGTTCATCTAGAATGTATGGAACTAATGAAAATAAACCTTTATGCTTTTTTGAATCTTCTTTAAACTCATGAGTATGTATATTGCcaattataaataacaataataattgatatttatatagcactttaatgttttcCTATCTAAATGGCCAAATAATGTGCAGCTGATATTACCTGGTACAAGTCACTAATTTTgcaatttttagtttttaatatttttcccaattctatgtaaaaaattttaaagatttgctttaaaaatgtttgatttccaaattttcttttgacttctttccctccccctcattgagaaggcaagaaattttatgtaggttatacatgtgcagcatgataaacatatttacatattatttatgttgtgaaagacaaaaaaaaaagcacaagaaccataaaaaaaaaagctaaaaaagtaagctttaatttgcatttagatcctcagttcttcctctggaagAGAATAACATGTTtttaatcatatgttttttggaattgtcttaaatcattgtattactgagaatagctaagccatTCACAGTTGGTCACCATAATTTTGTACTTTGTAATAAAAGAATTAAGTAATTGGACTAGGCTTATGGACCAATAGCCAAATAGTTTCATGGATTCATTTTAGATTTCAGTTAGGAATGATTATTATCATGATATAGTTTAAAAGGAAGTATTAGTTGAATTTTCAGAGAGCAATCTGACAGTATACagatcataaaaataatcttaCTCTGCATCAGACCCCTTATTATTGGGAATATATCCTCAGAACAtaagcataaagaaaaaaaatgagatgtacAACATTATTTACAatttcaaagaactagaaacaaccTAAATATCAAAGAGTTGGCAACTGACTGAATAAACTGgatattaatatttatgaaatactaCCTTTGGATATAATAAATAGAACACTGTAAGACATCCAGAAAGACTTTTAGGCATTTatacaaagtgaaaaaagcaaagactatatatatatactgtatgacttatgtatgtatgtgcatatgcacacacatatgtatatgctttatatgtgcatgtttatatatgtacatatgtgtacatataggtatgtatatagatatgaatatctatatttatacacacataatagAGATGAATAAACAAAAAGTATAGTGGATCCTGAAGAAATATTGTATATAGGAACTAATCTTTATATGTGAATAGTtgagtatatatttatttggctTTGTTGTTTAAAGTTCAGtgcataataaattaattttaaaagcataactGATACTATATACTATTTTTAGAATATAACATCTATCTTTATTTATGAAAATCATCTAACTCATGAACTTGTCcaagtcatttgatttcattATATGTTTAATACTCACACATCCTTCATAGAAGTTCTTGATGTAATTTAGAGACATATCTTGGTAGATGTTATCCTGGCACCACTGTGGGGTATAATTCCTTGTCCTACATTGCCATCTTGTTCCTCCTCACCTCAAACTCAAATTGTTATATTTTCCTATGACTCTTAACAAGCAGAAAACACTCATCACTGCACATTTGTCTCTATTTTCTCTATAACCTCACCTCCCTCTAACCCCACAGACCTCCTTTCATCTCTGGGGCCCCAGCCAACTTCCCTATCTCTGGACAAAAAACCattaaaacaaaagcagaatGCATGTGGTTGATCTAATAATCCCTAAACAATCTCATTCAGGCAGTCAAAGGTGCCAGCACAGCAAGAGCCAATGACATGAGGAGAGCTTGTTATGGGCAGTGAGCTCTGAAAATATTTGTGGTAACCTGAAACCAACTCACACAGATACAAAAAATACCCTTTCAACTTTACATGTAATCCTAGAGAAGTTTTGGAAGAAGCTTGTCTCTGTCCTCGAACTCAAGATGGGGCTGAGTGGGCCCTTCCTAAATCCCTCTATGGAATGTGTATAACCTGGGTAAAGTAGACAGACCTAGCTTAGTTAGAAATGGCACAATTCTAAGTGATTTGCTACAAATGCTAACTTTGGTGCACAAAATATTCCCCTTTGAGTACAATCTCATCAATTCTCTAATGTGATCCTGTTCATGCCCTTACCTTGTCTTTTCTTAGGACTGGAAAAATAGAGCACATCCTGAAATTTCTATCCCTATCCCTGGAGGGTCAAACTGGGcacaaaaagattattttctttctattttccttgatATAATAGAACTTGCTTCCAAGcccttaaaattttcaaaattacatAAAGAAATATCTACAAGTTCAAGTGTAATGTTGAAATGGAGACCATAAccatttatttctttggaatacccATCAGCTGAAACCATGGGGCTTGGTTTGGACATCCCATTTATTTAGCTTCTGGGTTGAATTTCTATGATGTGCTATCTGCAGAAATTAGtctaggaagagagagagaaactcccAATTTCTTACTTTCCTTCCTCCATACTCCTAACACACTCAGACACAAAACTTCATTCCAGTAATTCTTCCCTAGTCAAAACAATGGATCTCTTTTCCCTCGCCTTCCCTCCCTGCTTTTGTGTGTGATTGTAACTTTTTACCCACTCTATTTAAAGTATCCTTATTAAGAATAAATCAAGTATATTCTCAAGGTCCTAAAATTCACAAATATAAATCTTACATACACAAATTAAATTGATGTAGCAAAAAAGTTACATTTATGAAATGTTCTTTCAttcaaaaaacttttctttttaaaattttatacagCTTCTGCTCACATCCTATCCTAAGGTCTCAAGCAGGAGAATGAATGAAGactctataaaataagattagaaCTTGAGCTCTAGTACTAAGCTTCAGAAGCTCTGAATATTCATTTAGTTTGGAGACAAAGATAGGAGACTTACTAGTGATTCATTGGTTGGCATAGGTAAATACCTCTACCAGTGCAAGTCACTACCTTCTCTTCAGTTATAGTATTAGAGAGCTGATTTGAACATTtaaagattaagtggcttgtctagaATCACATTACCATCATATGTCAAAGATAGAACTTGAACACACAGACTCTTGGTTTTAGTTCTGCTCTTTACCAATGTTACCTTGCTTTTTCTTATAGTTTGGAGAAATTCATCAAAGTATTAGTCCcttggtgatttttttctccccatagAAACATGTAAAACCATTCTTAATGCATAGGGGAGTTATGATTTATAATAGTAGAAGAGTTAaccaaataaattaaatcatGAACATGGtatgattttgaaatatttaacaaatatcagatgataagaatatgaaaaaaagcaTAGCTCATGCTTTCAGAACCATATAGTTTAATAGACTGAAGAAGTATTTTATACATAAGTAATTGAATCAtcacatttgttaaatattatgcattttcaattatttgacaTTCATTGGTTATGCATAGATGTGTGTATCTGGTGTttgtgc
This window contains:
- the GJE1 gene encoding putative gap junction epsilon-1 protein encodes the protein MSLNYIKNFYEGCLRPPTVIGQFHTLFFGSVRMFFLGVLGFAVYGNEALHFSCDPDKKEINLFCYNQFRPITPQVFWALQLVTVLVPGAVFHLYAACKSIDQESILQRPIYTVFYILSALLRIILEVIAFWLQSHLFGFQVKSLYHCDASLLEKRLGIIRCLVPEHFEKTIFLIAMYTFTAVTIALGAAEVFEILCRRLSFLSG